The sequence CATTTACATCCTGATAAGCTCAGTCAGATTCTTGCTGGGTTGGGTTGGGATTTAGTACCTCGTTTACCTATTTATCCTCAATATTATGATTGGGTATCTGATAGGTTAAAAAGAGCGATCGCCTAGATAGTGTCCGATGTTTTTTCCATTGCTTTTATTGAGGTTACCAGACAATATCTGTTACAAGAAATAAAGCTGAAAGCCCCCGCGCTTAAAGCCGGGGCATTACTCGCGATAGCACAAGCTGCGCGCTTGTCGTATCTACTTTCCAGTTTGTGACTCAATATAACGTTTAACTGTTTCTGTAGATACTGCTCCGACAGAGCCTACAAAATAACTAGGACTCCAAAGCGACGGGATTTTTAGCAGTACTGGAAATTCAGCTCTTAAGACTCTAGATGCT is a genomic window of Gloeocapsa sp. PCC 73106 containing:
- a CDS encoding transposase, whose translation is ASRVLRAEFPVLLKIPSLWSPSYFVGSVGAVSTETVKRYIESQTGK